In the Actinomycetota bacterium genome, AAAGCCGGTGACACGTCATACATCCGCGCAATCTCGAACCCGAGTCCAGCCGGTCCCGTCGTCTCCCCGACAACGAAGATCCGGCGGTCGTTCGTTGGAATCACCGCGCGGTCCAAGTTGTCGAGATAGAAATATCCGCCGCCGGAGATGTCCGAAAGGAACGTGGTAGCACCCGCCGGATTCCTCGGTGGCAACGGCATCAACGCAAGAGTTTCGAGCGTGTCGGGATCGATCATCGTTAGGCGAGGACCTTCGACCCCGACACACACGGTCACGATCCGTCCTTGCGAATCGAAGGTCACCGTCGCGCATTCCCCAACGTGAAAGGTCGAGCGGACTTCCATGTTCTTGCCGAGCGGACCCGGTCCGGGGTTCGTGTCGGTCATGTACGCGTCGACGTGCAGGTTGCTTCGCTCATTCAACGCCATGTAAGGGTTCTGCGGAACCGCGGGTGCGTGGACCGGAGACGCGATCGCCGGCGCGCCGTAGAACGTCTCCGACGACGCCGGTCCCTGCTGAACAGGTACCGGCGGGATTCCGGCGCGCGCCGGCGACAGACTCGCAAGCGTCACAGTCAGCACAGCGACCGCCCATGATCGGCATCCAGCAATCCGACGCATCTTCCGCTCCTCCCACCTCGGCTCCGTTGAACCTCCGACTTCGCCTTGCGCGGCCGAATCCCTGCGCGCCGGAGTAGCATTCCGACATCGCAGGGCACGTCGGGAGGGTGAGGGCATGACGAGTCCGGGCAAGGCTGTGGTAACCGGCGCGACGGGATTCCTCGGGGGCCACCTGTCGCGCGCGCTTACCGAACGCGGTTGGGACGTGCACGCGATTGCGCGCCCCTCCTCGCGCGCTGAGTCACTCGAGCAAACGGGCGTCACCGTCCACCGATGCGGCTTGTTCGACACCGACGCGCTTCGCGGCGCGCTCGAGGATGCGCGCGCCGTCTTTCATCTGGCCGCGCTCGTGACGGACTGGGGGTCGCGCACCGAGTTCTTCGAAACCAACGTCAACGGGACGAAGTCGGTGGCAAGCGCAGCCGCAGACGCCGGCGTCGGTCGGTTGGTACACGTGTCCACTACAGACGTCTACGGATTCCCAAACGATCCGGATCGCGATGAGTCCAGTGCGCCGGTGCGAACCGGGTGGCCCTACGTGGACTCAAAGATCGCGGCCGAGGATGCCGCTCGCACGGTTGCCGCCGCGCGCGATCTGCCGCTCACCATCGTTCGGCCGGCGACGATCTTCGGACCCGGCGACAAGTACTTCGTGCTCGAGATCGCTCAGTACTTGCGCGCGGGCCTCGTTCCGGTGGTGGGAGGCGGGCACGCGCGCCCCGGATTCGCATACGTCGAGAACCTCGCCGACGTCATCGTCCAGGCGGGAACCGTCCCGGCCGCAGTCGGCGGCACCTACAACTTGCACGACGCGACCGGCGCGACGTGGCGCGAGTACGTCTCGAAGCTCGCCGACGCCTTGGGGTACCGCGCGCGCCGGTTGTCCCTGGCTCCGCGGGTCGCCGGCGCCATCGCCGCGGGAATGGAAACAGCGTGGGGAGCGTTCTCGATCCGATCGCGACCGCCGCTCACGAGACACGCGATCGCAATCCTGGGGACCGAGCAGGAGTTCCCAACCCAGCGCGCGCGCCGCGACCTCGAGTGGGCCCCACTGATCGATTTCGATCAGTCCATTGCACGATCGGCGGAGTGGTGCAGGCCACTTCTGGCGAAACACCGCGCGCGAACGCCTTAAGTTTCCGACCCGAAGGCGCCCGGTCAAGTCCGTGACCTGGGATGCATGCTCCGGCAAGCGCTTGTGAAGGACTTCACGAAATATATCAAAAGGAAGAAACCGAAACTACGTCGAACTCAAGCCAATCACTCGGAGTCGTCGGCCGAGGGAGGCCGACACACGACCGACAGTTCTCGTGGCTGCCACGTCAAACTTCGGCCTCCTTCTGTCGACGGACACCCGGCGGGTGGGCAGACGGGGAGCCCTGTCCCCCGCCGGGTGACGTTGCTCCTCAACGCTGGTTTCCGCGGCGCAGCCTCGTGCGCAACGGCGCGAACGGTGGAACCCCCCGGATCGCGAGCACTACCCCCAAAACACAAATCAACCCGGCAACGCGCAATCCGACCGACGGCCCGAAGGGAAACGCGGTGGCGAAACCGGCGCCTGCTACCCAGCACACCTGGAAGACGGTCTCGTAGCGAGCAAACGTGCGTCCGCGCACTTCCTCGGGTGCGTCCGCCTGGACCAATGCGTCGAACCCGAGACGAGCGGTCGAGGTAAAGACCGCGATCACGCCGCTCAACAACACCGCCCTGGCAAGGCTGAAGCCTCCCGACACGGCGACCGCGCTCGCTCCAATCGCAACCAGCGACCCGACAAGGATTGCCGGTTCGCGAACAAGCCGCCGCATTGCAGGCGCAAGTGCCGCACCGGCCAGCGTCCCCAAAGCCGCAGCAAGCGCCAACAACGCGAACCCCATAAGGCCATACCCCTCCCTGCGAATCGCAAACGCAATCAAGAACGCAAGGAATCCCAGCGCCGCTCGCGATGTTGCCGTCGCGATCCCTCCAGCCAGCAACCGGGGACTCAGCAACAGATGCACCGCGACGGCCGGCACGTGGCGCCGCAGACGAAACACCGTCGGAAGGCCGAGTCCGGCGAAGCAGGTGACCACGAACGCCGCGGCCGCAAGACGCAGTGTCGCCGACGACCCCGCCAGTCGGTGAATACCCAGACCAATCGCTCCGGCAACCGATCCACCCGCCAGCGAAGCGATCGAGAGGCGCGCGTTTGCCCACACGAGCGTTCGTCCGACTGGGAGGATCTCGGGGACGAGCGCGCTGCGGCCGACGCTGTGCGCGCGAGACAGAACGAGGATCCCGAATGCCAACGGATACAGCGCCGGATCTTCGGTACGCGTGGACGCGACTACCGCCAGCAGAACGCGTCCCGCGGAAGCAATCACCAGTGCCGCTCGATACGAGCCTCTCCATCGGTCGAGCAGCGGACCCACGACCGGAGCCAGGAGAGCGAACGGCGTCATCGTGAGCAACAAGTACAACGCCACGCGATCACGCGCCTCGCCGATCGATACGGAAAAGAACAACGTCTCGGCGAGCGACACGGCGACCAATGCATCGCCTGCTGCGTGAATGGCCTGAATCCAAACGAGCCGTCGAAAGGGAGGCCAGTCGTCGATCCTTCCGTCCGCGAAAGCCAAAACCCCTCCTCGCTCGACGGGACCCGCCCGTCATTATCCCGCCTCACGAGGAGCCCGAGGCACCGGAATCACGAAATCCCGGACCTTTCGTCTGAAAGCGGCATAGAGCGAGGAAACGGAGCGCGCATATCGAAGCATGCACCGCGTCGCACTCTGGAGGGACTTCATGCGAAAGATCGCCGTACCCATCGTTGCCCTCGCTCTTGCCGCCCCCACCGTCGTCGCGGCCAAGATTGACCTCGGATGCTCAAGCACGACGGTCACCTCTGCCATCGGCGGCATCGTCGCCAATGCCGACGGCGAACCGCTGCCGGGCCTTCGCGTCGAGCTTTACCAAACCAACCGGAGCACTCCCACGGGGGATCGCGACACCACCGACGAGCAAGGTCGCTACCGGATTTGCGCCGGAACCGTCAGCGGGTCCGGCCACGACACCTACGACGTGCACGTCGTAGACCTCTCTGAGGGCGGGCCGCTCTACGCGACGGCCAACCAGTCGTACACGACGTACACGAACCTCTCGGACGCCGACTTCACGCCCGATTCCGGACATCCCATGCTGCGCATGACGAACCTGCGCATTACTCCGAATGACATCTCGACAACCGACGGACCTGTCGAGGTGACTTGGACCGCCCGGTCGAAAGCTCCCCCCGAGACGACAATGCTGCTGTCGCTGGGGCACATCGGCGGACCGGCCGTGCAGATGGAGTTCGACGGCGTCGAAGGACCCGGACCGGCCGGCGGCGGTTGGAACCGATGGATCCACACCGAGACCATCCCCGCCAACTCAACCGAGAACCTGTTCTGGTCGGATCTCTCGGGAATACGCGGAGGCGTGGCAATCACGCAGACTGATCGGCAGCCCTACGTAATCGATAACTCCGCCCCGCTATTCGGACTCGCGACCAGCGCAATGTCTGAATGCGGTCCGGGCGTGCACGCCAACCCCTTTTCGCCGGCAAGTCCCCCCGGAACGACGAACACAATGCCGATCGTCACCCACGGCGTCTGCGACCGGTACTCGGGCGGCGCGCGCTCGGGGCTGGACCCGTTCTCGCTGCGAGGACGCATCTGCCCGCAACCGCAGGCGACCTCGGAGTGTCAAGACATCCACCCCGTCCTGGATACTCAAAGAATTGTCTGGTACCCGTCCGCCCCAATGGATCCCGGCAACTACTACTTCCACTGGCGCATCGCGGACTACGCGGGCAACGTCTCGGAGAGCCCGGTGGGATCCTTGCTGAAGATCTGCACCGAAAGCGCGCCGCGCTGCGGCCAAATCCCCTCCTTCGGTGCCTTGCAGCCGGGGAACCTGGGCAGCGGAAACACGGCCGGGATCGTCGTCGGGTCGTCTCTGACGTCACCGTCGTCGTATCCGTACATCGGCTTCCGAGTCGTCGATGCCGACGGGCAGCGCGACCTTGCGCCCGGATCACTTCGCGTGCGCGTGACCTACGGCGACGACCACACTCTGGTCTACGACTACGACCCCTCGAAGGGTCGAAACGAGTACGACGCGGTCTCGAAGAAAGGCGGCGCGAACTTCGATCTGTCCGGCGGCGTGTTTCGCGCAGACGGGTATCCCCTGCAAGGAAAGCCCCCCGGCCGCTACGTCGCGACCGCGTCGATCACCGATGCCGGCGGAAACAACGCGACGGCAACGTGGCACTGGGTGCTCGCAGCCGCGGCGTAACCCGCCTCCCCGCCCCGAAGCCGTCACGGGTTACCATCGAGACAATGGCCACGCACGGAGAGCGCCTGCTGGCCCAAGCCGAGGCGCGCGCGAAGGCACGCGGCGAGCGAAAGCGGCGATCGCTTCTTCTCGCCCCCGCAACCGCAGCGACGCTATGGGCACTCGCCGATCTCGTCGCCGCCCGCCATTCCCGTCTGTCGATGCTTCACGCCGGCGTTCTGCGCTACGTTTTCGATCACACGCAAGTCATCGCGTGGACGATCGCGCTCGTCGTGGTGCCGCTCGCGATCTCGGTCAAGCGCCACCCAATCCCGGGAGGCGCCGCGCTCACTTTGCTCGCAGGACCAATCGCGACGCCTCTGGTGTTTGGCCACGGCGGATGGAAGGCGTGGCAAACCGGGATCGTCATCCTCGCGTGCACTCTGATCCTGGCGGGCGCGCGCGCCCGGGCCCGCGCACGTACCGCGCGCGGTACGTGACTCAGACCGGCGCGCGCTTCGCCGACGCGGTACTCGGCGCGCGCTTCGCCGGTTCCCACGCGATCTCCGGAGCGTCCTTCCACAGTCGTTCAAGTTCGTAGTAAGCCCGCTCTTCCTCGTGGAACACGTGCACGACGATGTCGGCAAAGTCGAGCAACAGCCATCGGTTCTCGCGCTCGCCCTCACGCCGAAGCGGCTTGACGCCCGCGTCTCGTAGTTCGTCCTCGATCGCGTCGCCGACCGCGTGCACGTGGCGATCGGTGCCGCCCGAGACAAGGACGAAGTAGTCGGTAATGGCAATCAGTTCCCGGACCTGCAAAACACGGATGTCACGGCCCAGGTGCTCGGCTGCGGCACGCGCCGCGCGCACTGCGAGCGTGCGCGGCATCGGTATCTTCTTAGCCTTCAGTAGGAATCACCCTCGCCTGCGAAGTCCTTGCCCAGGACCACGGTAACGTCGACGACCGTCTGTCCTCGTGTCCCGAACTCTACTCGCCCGAGGCCCAGGAGTTCTCGGACGTCACGGCTCAGTGCGACACCCGCAGCGTCGTCGCTGTACCCAATGATCCGAGTCGTCGCCACGTCGAACGAAGGTGCGTTTCCCGTCAACGCGATCCGAATACCACCGCGAATCAGAGCATCGGCGGCACGAAGTCCCGCCTCCGGAGTTCCGTTCCCGTTTCTGATCTCCGCGCGGGGACGCATCGAAGGGGCTTGCCCGCGGACGAACGCCGAAGAAGTGAATCGACGTCGGACAAGCGCATCCAGGCCGTCTTCCTGAACCGCGTACACCTCCTCCGAGCCGCCCGAGCCCACGATATCCACCGGGAGAACTTCGTAACCGCGCGCGCCCGGCTCCGTCGCAGCGAACCACCCCAGCGCGCGCGCCAGCGCGCGCCTGCCGTCGCGCTCCAGCGAATTCGCGGCGGTGTTCGTGAGCGCGCGCTCAATGTCCTCCGGCTTCGCAGCGGCGACGGCATCCCAAACCCGGCGCGCGCGCACGAACCGCTGGATCTCAGTCCCGGATTCCTCGCGGTGCGTCAGGTACCGAACCGCCTCGGATCCACTCATCCGCTGTGCCTCGGATCCCGACGACCCCGGCCCGTTGTCCGCCGTGGAGTCCCCGTCGCGAATCTCGATGCCGCCGAGTTCGTCCACGAAACTCGAGAACACTGCGTCATCGATCTCTTGCGTCTCGTCGATCTCGATTCCCAGCAGGTTCTCGACCGCAAGTCTCTGCGCCCGCAGGGACTGCACGCTCAACGCGCGACCGATCGCCTCGAATCCCTGACCCGGGATCGTTCCAAGCGTCCCCACAGGAATGAACAGCGCAACGGGACGGTCGCCCTCGTGTCCAGCCGCAAACACCGTCAACGAGTCGGCCTGATGCGAAAGATCGTCACGCAGACTGAGCACGAGCAGCAGCGTGTCTTGAACGATCATCGGCGCGGGAGTGCTGGGAGCCGCGGGGCTGGACTTCTGAACCGTGAACACGCCCACCCCGATTGCCGCCAGCACCGCAAGCGCGACCGCCATACCGACCAACCTGCGACGAGCGCGCGCACGCCGCAGTCTCCCGGTACGTGTCCCGGGATCCTTCTCGATCACGACGTCAGCGATACAGACCTGCCTTCTCGATGTACTCCGCAACGCCGACGGGCACGAGGTATCGAATGGGCAGTCCCTCACGAACCCGCCGCCGTACGTCAGTGGAACTGATCGCCAGCGCCGGGATTTCCATAGGCGAAACCCGAGCCGCCAGCGAAGGGGGCAATTCCTCCCGCAGCCGACTCAGATCGTAGCCGGGCCTCGTCGCGGCGATGAACCGCGTCCCCGCCAGCACGGCGTCCGGGTCCTTCCAAGTCAAGATCTGCAGGACCGCGTCGGCACCCGTAATAAAGAAGAACTCGGATCCGGGAGATGACTTCCTCATCTGATCCAGGGTGTCGATCGTGTAGGTGGGACCCGCGCGATCAAGCTCGATGCGGGACACCGAGAAGGACGGATTCCCAACGGTGGCCACTACGGTCATCAGGTAGCGATCCTCGGCCGGAGCGAGGTCGGCATGGCTCTTCTGCCAAGGGCTTCCGGCGGGCACAAACACGACCTCGTCTAAATCGAAGGCATGCCGCGCATGCTCGGCGGTCACCAGGTGGCCGGTGTGAATCGGGTCGAAGGTCCCGCCCATCACGCCGACCCGTCGGGCGCGGGAAACGGTCATCGCAGCGAGTGTAACAGCGAGGGTCCCCATTGCCGGGGACCCTCGCGGAGGATTGCCGCGCTAAGAAACGATGATCTTCCCGGCCATGACCTTGCCGTGCACGACGCAGTAATAGGGGTAAGTCCCCGCCTTGTCGAACGTGTACATGAACGTGCCGGTCGTCTGCGCTGCGTCGCCGGAATCAAACAACTTGTCGTCGGCAGTTACCGTGTGCGGCAGTGAGCCCTCCCACTTCCACATAACCATCGTTCCCACGGCCACCGTCAACTCCGCCGGTTCGAAGACGTTGTCTTTCACGGCTACGGTCGGTGCGTCCGCGTGGCTCGACGATACGACCGAGGGTGTCGGGCTCGTTCCCGGCGTCCCTGTGGTCTTCCCGCCGCAAGACACCGCAACGACGGAAAGAACCGCGACGAGGGTCAACATTCTTGCAGTGCGCACAGCTTCCTCCTCCTCCATCCAACACCGACCAACTTGTGGGGCGGTCCTTTACTCGACGACTACGGTTCCCTCCATGGTCGGATGAGCGTCGCACTGGAACCGGTAAGTTCCCGCCTTCAACGGCGGAATCTGGTAAGTC is a window encoding:
- a CDS encoding LCP family protein, with the translated sequence MAVALAVLAAIGVGVFTVQKSSPAAPSTPAPMIVQDTLLLVLSLRDDLSHQADSLTVFAAGHEGDRPVALFIPVGTLGTIPGQGFEAIGRALSVQSLRAQRLAVENLLGIEIDETQEIDDAVFSSFVDELGGIEIRDGDSTADNGPGSSGSEAQRMSGSEAVRYLTHREESGTEIQRFVRARRVWDAVAAAKPEDIERALTNTAANSLERDGRRALARALGWFAATEPGARGYEVLPVDIVGSGGSEEVYAVQEDGLDALVRRRFTSSAFVRGQAPSMRPRAEIRNGNGTPEAGLRAADALIRGGIRIALTGNAPSFDVATTRIIGYSDDAAGVALSRDVRELLGLGRVEFGTRGQTVVDVTVVLGKDFAGEGDSY
- the rsfS gene encoding ribosome silencing factor, with amino-acid sequence MPRTLAVRAARAAAEHLGRDIRVLQVRELIAITDYFVLVSGGTDRHVHAVGDAIEDELRDAGVKPLRREGERENRWLLLDFADIVVHVFHEEERAYYELERLWKDAPEIAWEPAKRAPSTASAKRAPV
- a CDS encoding NAD-dependent epimerase/dehydratase family protein, with translation MTSPGKAVVTGATGFLGGHLSRALTERGWDVHAIARPSSRAESLEQTGVTVHRCGLFDTDALRGALEDARAVFHLAALVTDWGSRTEFFETNVNGTKSVASAAADAGVGRLVHVSTTDVYGFPNDPDRDESSAPVRTGWPYVDSKIAAEDAARTVAAARDLPLTIVRPATIFGPGDKYFVLEIAQYLRAGLVPVVGGGHARPGFAYVENLADVIVQAGTVPAAVGGTYNLHDATGATWREYVSKLADALGYRARRLSLAPRVAGAIAAGMETAWGAFSIRSRPPLTRHAIAILGTEQEFPTQRARRDLEWAPLIDFDQSIARSAEWCRPLLAKHRARTP
- a CDS encoding plastocyanin/azurin family copper-binding protein, with amino-acid sequence MRTARMLTLVAVLSVVAVSCGGKTTGTPGTSPTPSVVSSSHADAPTVAVKDNVFEPAELTVAVGTMVMWKWEGSLPHTVTADDKLFDSGDAAQTTGTFMYTFDKAGTYPYYCVVHGKVMAGKIIVS
- the nadD gene encoding nicotinate-nucleotide adenylyltransferase, which gives rise to MTVSRARRVGVMGGTFDPIHTGHLVTAEHARHAFDLDEVVFVPAGSPWQKSHADLAPAEDRYLMTVVATVGNPSFSVSRIELDRAGPTYTIDTLDQMRKSSPGSEFFFITGADAVLQILTWKDPDAVLAGTRFIAATRPGYDLSRLREELPPSLAARVSPMEIPALAISSTDVRRRVREGLPIRYLVPVGVAEYIEKAGLYR
- a CDS encoding carboxypeptidase-like regulatory domain-containing protein → MRKIAVPIVALALAAPTVVAAKIDLGCSSTTVTSAIGGIVANADGEPLPGLRVELYQTNRSTPTGDRDTTDEQGRYRICAGTVSGSGHDTYDVHVVDLSEGGPLYATANQSYTTYTNLSDADFTPDSGHPMLRMTNLRITPNDISTTDGPVEVTWTARSKAPPETTMLLSLGHIGGPAVQMEFDGVEGPGPAGGGWNRWIHTETIPANSTENLFWSDLSGIRGGVAITQTDRQPYVIDNSAPLFGLATSAMSECGPGVHANPFSPASPPGTTNTMPIVTHGVCDRYSGGARSGLDPFSLRGRICPQPQATSECQDIHPVLDTQRIVWYPSAPMDPGNYYFHWRIADYAGNVSESPVGSLLKICTESAPRCGQIPSFGALQPGNLGSGNTAGIVVGSSLTSPSSYPYIGFRVVDADGQRDLAPGSLRVRVTYGDDHTLVYDYDPSKGRNEYDAVSKKGGANFDLSGGVFRADGYPLQGKPPGRYVATASITDAGGNNATATWHWVLAAAA